In Phreatobacter stygius, a genomic segment contains:
- a CDS encoding cupin domain-containing protein codes for MQPMTAGVTKAGTGIDGIVWNIMGQTYVPKQLSEGSLSWHATFPPGTFVPPHIHPTQDEFIYMLEGRLDLVLEGRDFAATSGDVIRLPMGQAHGIFNKSDQTVKCFFWVTPTRKLYDLFWGIHSLPEQTPEAVVAISAKHEVVFLPPPPGA; via the coding sequence ATGCAGCCGATGACCGCTGGGGTCACCAAGGCCGGCACCGGGATCGACGGGATCGTCTGGAACATCATGGGCCAGACCTATGTGCCGAAACAGCTGAGCGAGGGCTCGCTGTCATGGCACGCGACCTTCCCGCCGGGCACCTTCGTGCCGCCGCATATCCATCCGACCCAGGACGAGTTCATCTATATGCTCGAGGGCCGGCTCGACCTGGTGCTGGAAGGCCGGGATTTCGCCGCCACATCAGGCGACGTCATCCGGCTGCCGATGGGCCAGGCCCACGGCATTTTCAACAAGAGCGACCAGACGGTGAAATGTTTCTTCTGGGTCACCCCGACGCGCAAGCTCTACGACCTGTTCTGGGGCATCCATTCGCTGCCCGAGCAGACGCCCGAGGCGGTCGTCGCGATCTCGGCCAAGCATGAAGTGGTGTTCCTGCCGCCGCCTCCGGGGGCGTGA
- a CDS encoding IS110 family transposase has translation MQGKEASKQETEGKSTVGIDVSKSWLDIHVLPGGETHRFANAELGIRQLKRWLQRFDLALVVVEATGKWHRQVRRSLHASGVPVAVVDPYRVRMFARATGTLAKTDRLDARVLALFARAMNPAQRPPAPEALDALNELVSARDAAVDEQTALKNQRHAVTDKFLIRHLAHRLTRIAKAIEAIAGEIAKRIAADPCLARRHDILISIPSFGPAVATTLVAALTELGTCNIKQISLLAGLAPIADDSGERQGVRVIWGGRSRVRRVLYLAALSATRCNVDMKSFHDRLIAKGKKPKCALIAVARKLVVLANTLIAQDRTWATHAPKQA, from the coding sequence ATGCAAGGCAAGGAAGCGTCCAAACAAGAGACCGAAGGCAAGTCTACCGTGGGAATCGACGTCAGCAAGAGCTGGCTCGACATCCACGTTCTGCCCGGCGGGGAGACCCACCGTTTTGCCAATGCCGAGTTGGGCATCCGGCAGTTGAAGCGCTGGCTTCAGCGCTTTGATCTGGCGCTGGTCGTGGTCGAGGCGACCGGCAAGTGGCACCGCCAGGTTCGCCGAAGCCTGCATGCCTCGGGCGTGCCGGTTGCCGTGGTCGATCCTTATCGCGTGCGCATGTTCGCGCGTGCCACGGGCACCTTGGCCAAGACCGACCGGCTCGATGCCCGCGTGTTGGCCCTGTTCGCGCGGGCCATGAACCCGGCCCAGCGACCGCCGGCACCGGAAGCCCTCGATGCGCTCAATGAGTTGGTCAGCGCCCGCGATGCGGCCGTCGACGAACAGACAGCCCTCAAGAACCAGCGGCACGCGGTCACCGACAAGTTCCTGATCCGCCATCTCGCTCACCGTCTCACCCGGATCGCCAAGGCTATCGAAGCCATCGCCGGCGAGATCGCCAAACGCATCGCGGCCGATCCATGCCTGGCCAGACGCCACGACATTCTGATCTCGATCCCTTCGTTCGGCCCGGCGGTCGCCACGACCCTGGTGGCCGCCCTGACCGAGCTGGGGACCTGCAACATCAAACAGATCAGCCTGTTGGCGGGACTAGCCCCGATCGCCGATGATTCGGGTGAACGACAGGGCGTCCGCGTCATCTGGGGCGGACGCTCCCGGGTGCGCCGCGTTCTCTACCTGGCGGCGCTCTCGGCCACGCGCTGCAACGTCGACATGAAAAGTTTCCACGACCGCCTGATCGCCAAGGGCAAGAAGCCCAAATGCGCCCTCATCGCCGTGGCTCGAAAGCTCGTCGTCCTCGCCAACACCCTTATCGCTCAGGACCGCACTTGGGCCACTCACGCTCCAAAACAGGCTTGA
- a CDS encoding DUF2798 domain-containing protein, whose protein sequence is MMTSEFSHAGGRRVRRKLPPRYAGIVMPLVLSILMTAVVSAISTALNLGLSGPFLGRWTGAWALSWLVAFPTLLVVLPLVRRIVGALVEQPRA, encoded by the coding sequence ATGATGACATCTGAATTCAGCCATGCCGGCGGCCGCCGCGTCCGACGCAAATTGCCGCCGCGCTATGCCGGCATCGTCATGCCGCTGGTGCTGTCGATCCTGATGACCGCGGTGGTCTCGGCGATCTCGACCGCACTCAATCTCGGCCTGTCGGGGCCATTCCTCGGGCGCTGGACCGGCGCCTGGGCGCTGTCCTGGCTGGTCGCCTTCCCGACCTTGCTGGTGGTGCTGCCGCTGGTCCGGCGCATTGTCGGCGCGCTGGTCGAGCAGCCGAGAGCCTGA
- a CDS encoding DMT family transporter yields the protein MVISATRQAAVLLVATGLFLGATFPIGKLAGEAGVPPTSWVFAMTSGASLFLLAWALLAGRRLPASRLHLRYYLISAPISFVIPNLIIFFCIPRIGAGLTSVMLALSPVLTLALARLLRMRRLDVAGVAGIALGLIGALIIIATRNGGGVGQPAALGWVALALLIPAFLAAGNIYRTLHWPDGADPLALAAATNITAAAMLFLAVFLSGEGSAGLASLAATPGLLAAQILSTGMMLSLFFRLQQVGGPVYLSQIGYVAAAVGLVSGTVMLGESYPLATWLGALVIVAGVALVTYSQARQ from the coding sequence CCTTTCCGATCGGCAAGCTTGCGGGCGAGGCCGGCGTGCCGCCGACCTCCTGGGTCTTTGCCATGACCTCGGGCGCGAGCCTGTTCCTGCTGGCCTGGGCGCTGCTCGCCGGCCGGCGGCTGCCGGCGTCGCGGCTGCATCTGCGCTATTACCTGATCAGCGCGCCGATCTCCTTCGTCATCCCGAACCTGATCATCTTCTTCTGCATCCCGCGCATTGGCGCCGGTCTCACCTCGGTCATGCTGGCGCTGTCGCCGGTGCTGACGCTGGCGCTCGCCCGGCTCCTGCGCATGCGCCGGCTGGATGTCGCCGGGGTCGCCGGCATCGCGCTCGGCCTCATCGGCGCGCTCATCATCATCGCCACGCGCAATGGCGGCGGGGTCGGCCAGCCGGCCGCGCTCGGCTGGGTCGCGCTGGCCTTGCTGATCCCGGCCTTCCTGGCCGCCGGCAATATCTACCGGACGCTGCATTGGCCCGACGGCGCCGATCCGCTGGCGCTGGCCGCGGCGACCAATATCACCGCCGCCGCGATGCTGTTCCTGGCGGTTTTCCTGAGCGGCGAGGGCAGTGCCGGCCTTGCCTCCTTGGCTGCGACGCCGGGATTGCTGGCGGCGCAGATCCTTTCGACCGGCATGATGCTGTCGCTGTTCTTCCGCCTGCAGCAGGTCGGCGGGCCGGTCTATCTCAGCCAGATCGGTTATGTCGCGGCCGCGGTCGGGCTCGTTTCGGGCACCGTCATGCTGGGCGAAAGCTATCCGCTGGCGACCTGGCTCGGCGCCCTGGTGATCGTCGCCGGCGTCGCGCTGGTGACCTATTCGCAGGCGCGCCAATAG